The nucleotide sequence AAATGAATTTCTTAATGAACCGAATTTTGCAAGCAAGCATGAGACCATGTGTGTAAGTATAAAGAACAACACACAGCAACCTGGGCAAAACACACCATCAGAAGAAACTTCCAGGAACAGGAAAAGTATCTTGAGTCATCTATtgttgtttagtgtttaatataagatacaatgtttatttttgacatttctTATACAGTTGCTAAGTGGTTTATGTTACACTATAAGGGATTTTGACCTTTCTTGTTTCATTGTGTGTAACTGTGGTCTGTGCAGGTTGTGGAGCAGTGCTGGTGGGGTGCGCGGTGTCCATGGCATCCCTCAGTGGACTCATGCTGGGCTACGAGATGGGTCTGATCTCCGGAGCACTGCTTCAGCTCAGGGAGGTTCTGGCGCTCTCGTGCCCGCAGCAAGAACAAGCCGTGGGTGCCCTGCTGCTCGGAGCGTTCCTGCTTTCAGTGGTAGGTGGCACCGTCGTGGACCGCTACGGACGCCGCTTTTCCATCATCCTCACGGCAGCGCTGTGCATGTGCGGCACGCTGCTGAGCATCTGCTCTCCATCCTTCTGGACGCTCGTGGTGGGCCGTGTCTTGGTGGGAATGGCCGTGGCACTCTCGGGCACAGCGTCGTGTCTGTACATAGCAGAGGTGGCGCCCGCTGCCTGGCGTGGGAGATGCGTATGTGTGTACGAGCTGATGGTGGTCCTGGGTGTCCTCCTGGGATTTGGGCTGAGTTGGGTTTTCGCAGGAATAGTGGACGGTTGGAGGTTCATTTTAAGTGGAGTTCTGGTACCTGCATGCCTGCAGATGGCCATCATGCCTGTGTTGCCCCAAAGTCCACGCTTTCTCCTGACAAAGCACAGACAGAAGGAGGCACGGAAAACTCTAGCCCAGTTACGAGGGACCATCCCGGATGCGGTGGAGGAAGAGCTAAAGGTCATCATGGCAGCATTGGGCGCTGAGAATCAGCAAGGCTTTTTGGATCTTTTTCGTTCCCGGGCCAATATGCGGAGGAGAATGTTTGTGGGAATGGCACTGGTGTTTCTCCAGCAGGCTACCGGACAGCCCAACCTTCTGGCCTACGCTTCCACCGTGCTGCGCGGGGTGGGATTCCACAGTAACGAGGCTGCTACACTTGCTTCCACCGGCCTCGGTGTGGTTAAACTGATTGGTACAGTCCCAGCAATCTTACTAGTGGACCGGGTCGGACCCAAGGCTTTTCTGTGCGTCGGTGCCGTTGTCATGACGTTGTCGACGGCGGCACTGGGCAGCGTAACACTACATAGCCAAACTCAAGTAGCCAGCTTGTGTCAGAATCCAGGCCAGCTCAATCAAACCCTGATGTGGAGGGGACATGATGCTAGCATTAGGACAAACGCACACCGTGCTGATTTTTTGTCAGAACAGAATAACACTCATCTTCGCATAAACCCTTTTAAATACACTCAGGTACCCTGGATTTTAAACTCCACTCAGGACCACAGGGCAGCAGTAACGAACTCTGGAACCCCAGCAGGCGATACTTGGAAAGAGAGATCTGAGATTTCACTAGAATCCGTgtccatgagtgaggtgtctcCTTCCCTGAAATGGATCTCTCTGGTTAGTCTGCTTATCTATGTGGCAGCTTTCTCCTTCAGCCTCGGACCAAGTAAGTCCGCTAACACTTTATACAAGAGAAACATCTTACTTAAAGTGCATAAAAAGTGTATTCTCCCATGGAATCCGTTTCAGTAAGAAGGCCAACAAAATGGCAATGCAAAGCTAAGTAATGACCCCCCTCAATGAATCAATAAGTAAATAAAGCTCTGTAACTTAACCTTTAAATGTGCAGAGCTCTCCCCCAAGATACCCCTcagataatgatttttttaatactacgAACTACCTTTGGTTCACTTCTTTTCCAAGTGTGCTGTTTCGGTATGcgtgtaaatgagctactgctcaGCTACACCCCCagagaagaaaaaggagagaATCTCTTCtcttatgaggtcacaataggggaaaatTTTCCTCTAATCTGCTTGTCTAAGCCACACACATTGGAGACCCATCCGAATgcctaaaaataacaaaacaaaacaaaaaaagccagTCTCCTTTAAAGCCAGTTCACATCAGACATAAAGTATTCAAAAATTGTTCATGTGCAATGGAAAAGTTCCTAAATTATTcaacatgttatttttttttgttattaattcatTGGATTTTGGTTTTCTGACCATATTTTACATCATGACTACCTGCAGTGTTCAATATGCATTCAAAATATGTACGAGTAAAGGTGCTTTCACACTACAGTCTTGGGCACCGATCCTGTCTCATCCCATATTCTCTATCGTCTGCATCAGATATAAACGCATACTACAGTACTTTAAGGATACGTTGTTTTCTGCCATGTTAAGTTTGATTTCAAACCGCAGGCAGTGAAACTGCTAAGTTCAAAGGGAACCGCGAACTGTGTAgaaaacaactgaacaactgGTCTCCACGTCACCGGGAAAGGGAATGAAAACTTTCCCATCAATCATTGCGTCTGGCTGGATCGTTTAAAAAATGGAGCTCGAAAAAgggatttatatattaattatcatTAGTATTGAGGTCAACGTCATATTAATAGGACAAAATAAtctaaattttaattgaatcgaGAAATCTttagtattactgtatatagtctataaaaataatctctgtagatcttttaatttatttacaacttATACTCGTTTCAAtagtatacattttataatgttatcagtttttgtttcaataaatgttGTCAGTCTTTTAAACttctttttaaagtatttcttaaatatttcactacaaaaaaatagcaaaatagCAACAACAGGTATCTGAGGTGCTTATGTcaccatggtaacgcacggCGAAAGTGACGTCTGTGCTGGTGACTTTGCAGGGTCccgaatggtggaattttgtcgaGGGAAGTTCCCATCACCGGCATTtcctgtacttttactttttatttcagtagggagcaccctgtgaagtacacttcagAATGGAACGCAGTGATGGTTACTGGTGGCTCACAAACcaactaggtgcatactgccacctactgtatcTGAGATGCCTTAATACTCTGGTGTACTCTGGTACTAACCATTCTTACTAGTGTAAAAGCAGGCCAGTGAGAGAGAGGGCATGGGGCAATCGTACTGGCCATGGAACAAATCAATCGTGCCTTATCGATAAttgaaaaatgcaaaataatggCAACATCAATTAGTCAGAGACTTCCACTCAACACCTTACCCCATTACCAGCTCAGCAGCGCCCCAGTGCAATTAATTTCCCTGTAAAATCTCTTAATATTTTCTGAAATAAGCAGCTTGTAAATAAAAGGTTGCTGagatttttctgtaaaaaagcACCACACGTTATACCATAATTGTGATGTATCTTTATAACACTGCACAGACAAACTCTTGCCATGAAAAACAAGCCTAAATATTCTTTTAGTTTCCCCCTGTTTCTGTTTGACCAGTTTAGACAAAAGAAAATCATTGTGTCTGTTTATAACATGGGTTTTTATTAATACGGCAGGCGTAGAAACATCACAACTGTATGGCTATAAATTTTGGTTAATTATTAGCCAGACCTAAAAATTCCACTCAAGTCAGGATATTGTTTTTCCTCCTGGCTCACATATAGCCATAATACCCACAGCTGTACATATATTGACTGTAATTTTTAAGTTTAGTCAGTAAAATTAGTTGTAACTGAATTACATGATGCGTGATGAGAGTTGCATGCACTTTACTTGTGCACTCAGggtgtatatattatatgtatatatgtgtttcAGTGGTCTACGTGGTTTTGAGCGAGATCTTTCCCACCGGGATCAGAGGAAAAGCCGTGTCTGTGGTCTCTGCCTTCAACTGGGCCATAAACCTGCTCATATCCATGACCTTCCTCACACTCACAGGCAAGCCGCATTATCTACAGATACTTTAGTCGAATATGCAAAGAGCTTATGGTGATTTTGCATGAACTGATCAGTCTAATAGCCTGATTCTGCAGAGAAATGCTAAACTGCACATAAAGAGGAGGGGTTTATCAAGTGACGGTGTGGTGACAATTGTGCTTGTGGTCTGAATTTCTCTCAGTTCCCTGGTCACAACTTTAGTTCGTACTTGCATTTAGTTCCCATGCACAATTTCTCATTTGAAGATTAATTTGTCTTATCTTTTGACCCCCTATGATTTTTGTGCTTACATGAAATATAACATAACACAAAATGATTTTGGGactgtaaaataaactaaataaatatgatttagatataaaatgataaaagagAAATATTTGTTTCGAAATGTGCATAACCTGCAGCAGTGCAAATAACGAGAAGATTAATTTACGCAAATGTATGTGAaatgtgtaaagaaaaaaaattcataaaatgcAATCCTGTTATCTACTTTCATTATAAAGAGTTTGATGCCACTTTACATCCTTTCTTCGCTAAACGTTTTACAATTTCTTCAGGAACTGTCtctaattatattaaaatagaaaatggaAAGTGTGCTCACGACTTCTTTCGCATGGAATTTAATCGCACACTCATACAGTAAGCGCGTTTTaacaaaatgtacagcgccagtTTGGAAAGACCTAAAATTATGTTACCGTGAATTGCACGGAATACAAACTCATAAGcacatattaaaaatgtacagcgccatctgttgaattttaagatgagctaatgattttttcatggtcgatttttttatgatatactgtaaggggattttccattaaaatttcAAATTCGAAAACgtttttttcaaaactttgGTTGATTGCAATAAAACAAAGCCTaaatgttacctcaagctcggccaaatactgTACACCTGTCAAAAACCctttagtagtttttacgtgatgctTGCACGAACAAACGTCACcccaaacaatttttttcacaaatatcttcaatgtacagacacgccaactttacagttttattatatgtatagaataCAATGAGCACTAGTCACATGACTATTATAAGTATGGCTTTCcgaaaatgtttgtaaaaactagcatattacaaaaacattcaGGCTCTTAAACTAAACTGCATGGACTGACTggaaatgagagccaaaaaaatccttcaggaagcctggataTTTATTCCTCAACaccacattaaaaatacaaactccttggaagcaaaatataaagaaatgtgggggctcaagacttttgcacagtactggatTCGAAATATAAAGCCTGAAATGGAGGAGCACTTGGTTCACGCAACCTTTTTCTGTTGTCTGTATTCAAAGTTCGAGCAGAATTTAGCCAAAAAGCTTTTAGGCATGCAGCTCGCCATACATGGAAAGTTCTGCACAATGAGCCTAAATAACAGTCACTGGTTCACTGGCTTGGACAGATTTAAAGCTTTCTATTCAGCATCTCCCAGACTAGACACAGATGGAAACCAAAGAAActgaatttgaaatgatttcCAAAGCATCTGTCGTTCtgtaaaagtctttaaaaagcTGATGTGGTCTCAAATGATAGTCAGAACAGATGTGTTGGAAAATGTTATCAATGCATCATTGTTGTTAGTCTTGTGGCTGCTCTTATTGAGGTATCACCCAGCAGACCATCCCTTCCAACCACAACttggcagagagagagatggaggtagGAATgaagaatgaaggttagctgtagcAAGACAGGAATACATGAGTGTGAATAAGAAGGACCCAAGTGGAACAAAGAGGCTACAAGGAGGAGGCTAcaagtaaagaaggtgcaggacttagGCTCAACAGTTTGGAGCAACGAAGATTGTTGAAAGAAGGTGAAAAGAcgtgtacaggcaggttggGAAGGATGAAGAAAAGTGTcgggtgtgttgtgtgataacaGTGTATCAGcgagaattaaaagaaaagctgttcaagacagtggtgagacagTGGCATTGAAGAAGAGACATAATGCAGATTTGTAGGTAGCAGAGATGATGTTGatgttctctttgggagtgacaaggattgATAGGATCAGGACTGAGTCCATCAGTGGGACTCATGTTAGATGTCTTGGAGATGAAGTCAGAGAGACCAGGTTGAGGTGGTTTAGACATGCTCAGAGGAAAGAtagtgaatatatcagtagatgGGTTGGAACTACCAGGCAGAcggtctaaaggaagaccaaagaggagatttatggatttagtaagagaggacatgaagtcagTTGGTGTGAGAAAGGATAGGATTAGATGAGGAGACAAATAAGAAGATGATTCATGGTTCAAGGCAGAATATTATTCAGTCTCTTGTGTAATGTAAGTAATGAGCATTggcttttaattaaataatcattatCCTGCAATAACTAATGGTTACTGCCTAATGATAATGAACACCCATAAAAGCTATCAGCAAATGATAAACAAAACAGATGACTGAGTGTTCATGTGTCCAAAGGTTAAAGTCATGCTAACCCTTAtattctcctcttcttctttgtttttaacagcctacttaaaaaactttaaatgcttCCTTTCCtgatcttgtcttgtcttgttctGTGTCTTGAACTCTTTATCTGCGTTATCTGGCACTTCCACACACGCTATCTTCTCTACATGTTCCCACTTAGTACCGCTCTTAGGATTTAGAAAGCCAGCCAGTCCagtcttctttaaaataaaaaaagcattaaatgctTCCTCCCCTTTCTAAAAGAGTCCtaacatttccttttttcctcttgGAGCTGTGCCACCATATCTAGCTTCTCCTGCAtagagtacagtatatttcctgCACAGGAGCAGTACATGCTCGACAGTCTCACATTCATCGCATTCCTGATAGAGTCCCATTAAGTGTTTACCTACCATAAGTAAAGTGCtttattaaatgcaaatgtCTCGCTTTTGGTTCATTATCCCACTTCTGTTGCCACTGTTGTTTTGCTTTTCCACACTTTACTTTTCCCCTTTGACTTTGATAATTTGATATGGACCATATGGAACATTTTTCCAGCGTGTCCACTCTCTCGTTTCCCCGGGAAGAGACATTTTTTCTATTCTTGAGTTAGCTAACACgatttcatatttgtttaagtTTATTCAAATTTGACAaatgatgacgatgatggtgaaggagatgatgatgatgatgatgatgatgatgatatcgATGATCTCAACCAGCCACATCCCTTCCATTTTTCTCAGTACATTCTTAATTAAAATCTGTCTGAAGTTAAAGAGaggttattgttttttgtttgttttttttcattatgaagTATTAATATAAAGGTGTCTTTGCAcgtgcttgtactgtatataccacaTTTGCATTACAAGTCATGAAGTTCGAGgttcataattacaagtgacttttatctgaatCTAATGTGGACGCGTCTCTCTTCTGAAATggcacacacccatacaccAATATGTCTTTGTTTGAGCAATATAAGTTAAAACACCTCATATTTGTGTGACTTATTCATTTTACACAGTGCGTGTGATTTTAGCAAAAACATGCTTGTGGTTTTGCTCTGGATGACGGCGAGCAGTTAATCAGCTCTATTTGTTAAGGTctagaaaaaggaagaaagccagacgTCTCGGTTTAGGTGTTTTATCAGATGTTGCTAGTGCTGCTATGAAATCCCCGTGCTGCCAGTGCTGACTGACGTTAACAAGCACCCAACGCGAAACGTCGCATGACTTCTGATCTGAACATTCTCGTGCAAGTCACAGGACCGCGTATTGGATATGCATCCGATCTAGGACCACACACGAAAATTAGGTAAAGATTCAACCTGAAAAATATTAGATTTGTCAAACCTGTGTTATATTAgggtacaaaaaaaatctgatttgtgtTACTTCAGACTGGTAATGTAAAAGCAGCCAAAGATAACCTTGGAACTATTATATTTTAGAGAGATatttgtgagttttttttttttttttaaatccatattTATAAAGTTTGTGAGGGGAAAAGTTTCACACTGAGCCCTCCAAACAAAAAATACCTAGCGTGAAAGTGTACAGCGCTGCTTAGCCAAAAATAGTGTTGCTTTATTTAATTCTGGTCAGCAAGCAATGTGGTGTTTTGTGCGTTCGAGAGCAGCCACGTAGTAATGTTACCATGTTTTTACGACAGTAGGGGATTACACAAACAAATGGTTTTTACCGCAGTCGTGTCTCCTGATTGGGGAAATAGATGTTGCTGTAGTTCagaggaagaatgttgtgaaagTTTTTCAAAGTCAGAGTTGGACACAAAAATGGCTGAGAACAAGCAGAAAACATCAACAACTGGAAATGCAGCTGTGTAGTCCAAGCACTGGAGAAGTGACCATACACCATGACTAATCGCCATCACCATAACAGCCTTTAATGTGTTCTATTGCACAATGATGGAACAGCAAGAGGGAGTGAAATTGGAGGAGGCTGGTCAGGTTGTACACTTTCTCCCGAAGCCTGGCGTCTCTAGCTGGATTTTTAAGACGCACACAGAATTCCTGGAAGTTACAGGCTCCAAGAACTTACTCAGTAAAGGGGAGAGTGTGCTAGTGTTTTTAAAGCTGTCATGAGTCTCGGTTTACTCAGTCTGTAAGTAGACCCACATAAGGATAACGATGCATATTAAAACAGTTGTACAGTAAGTGATCTTTTCACTAATAAGTCAGGATCTTATATCGGATTTAGAGTTCGTCCTCTAAAGTCGTCCATCAAATAATAGCTTTATTGTGCACTTGAGCGCAAGTTCACACCTGCCCAAACATACAGCACAGAGGGCGGGGGGGGGTGATCACTGCAGGGTTCAAGTCAGTGCGCCTGTAGTATGCAAGTATGAAAGAGCCTTTCAACAGGCATATACACTGATGGTAGAGCTGTGTGATTTAATCGATTATACACTTTAATCTGCCTTTTTTTGATTGATTCAGTTCAACGAATCAATTGATAGGttggttttaaaataattatgtcaAATACTCTAAAACTTATGAGCAGTTGATGCATtaccaccacctactggacGGGACTGTGGAGGAAAAGGTTGGAAACATAGCATTTTCATGCATGTTCGATATGTGCAGTAGTTTTTAATCTGTAAGAATATAGCTGCTTGAGAAaaatcagacaataaacatTAAAGCTATTCAATTGAATTTATTCCCTAAAATCAACTTGAATTCGAATCAACAGTCTGCTTAAGATTCACAGCGATACTTCCCAGCCTCTTCATAGATTTACCTTTAGcattgattacagcacacattcACCGTTGGCATCATTGTAACTGTTAAACAACGTcttatcatttttttccttccagagTTGCATTAATTTTAGACTGAGATCTTGACAGGAGAGTCGAAACTCTCTGGTTTGAGATTTTAAATTAGGtcttgcaataaaaataaagattggGACACAATATTGTACTTAagactatattttaagcaaaaggtcatcacaccaattattgacttctttttcattaattaatatttatattaattatattaagtatttaattaaatactgcTTTTTATAGGctttttatggtttttttttttaaagaaacttttttttaaagacatcctTGCTCTACAGTAGTTATATGCATGTGTCTAAGACTTTTGTTCGGTATTGTAAATCTTCATCACACTACTTACAGTAAGTTTGTCTGTAAAGTGTTGAAGAGTTCTTTGAAGCCATTTCATGTTTGTGACTCCTTGCAGAGAAGATCGGCCTCCCCAGTGTGATCTTCTCATACACTGCCATGAGTTTCGTGCTGCTCATATTCGTCATCGTGTTCGTGCCGGAGACGAAGGGCCGGTCTCTGGAGCAGATCTCCAAAGAGCTTGCCATGAagtgagaaaacacacacacacacacacaaactcgcACATGTTACACGATAGCATTGTCCCCTTTTACATACTAATGAGGTGAAATGAGGTAAGACTTGTTAAAGATGTCAACAACTCTGTTAAACAACTCTAAAGACTAACCATCCAGTTCCAAACACTTCATTGCCTCCATTTCCAGGACTTTTGGCGTGAAGAGCTAAACCAGGTCTGACTTCAGCACATGGATGTCTGAGGTGTACCTTGCATCAGTAAGAAAGATGGAATGAAGAACCTTATAACACCAGTGCTGTTGAGTTCTTGATTCTGATTCCTCAAATGTTGAAAAAAGCGACTCTGAGGATAATTAGTTTTGCAAATCAGATTTATATtgatgcccttttttttttttttttttacaaataaataaaaaacaagcgtACTTGTTAAAGTTTTCTGAggaaaacataacatttttggaaggaggctccagtgtcagcgctttaTAAAAGTGACTTTAACATCAAAGTAAAACTAATTCAAAAAACATTCCTACAGACAAGTTTGCACTTTCATGGTTAGcataagcagtttttttttgtcctattaGGTTTGAGcgagaaatttaaaaaaggttggTGAAGGAATGATTTGCTAAATAGATGCTACAGTATTATGTAAGTGACCACAGGAATCAACTTCCAACATTACACAGCATTAACATCCCCccataaaagaataaaatggaTGACCTGAT is from Clarias gariepinus isolate MV-2021 ecotype Netherlands chromosome 22, CGAR_prim_01v2, whole genome shotgun sequence and encodes:
- the slc2a12 gene encoding solute carrier family 2, facilitated glucose transporter member 12, translated to MDPLAESNRATSDLLNQAEPDGQDEKTAPARTGCGAVLVGCAVSMASLSGLMLGYEMGLISGALLQLREVLALSCPQQEQAVGALLLGAFLLSVVGGTVVDRYGRRFSIILTAALCMCGTLLSICSPSFWTLVVGRVLVGMAVALSGTASCLYIAEVAPAAWRGRCVCVYELMVVLGVLLGFGLSWVFAGIVDGWRFILSGVLVPACLQMAIMPVLPQSPRFLLTKHRQKEARKTLAQLRGTIPDAVEEELKVIMAALGAENQQGFLDLFRSRANMRRRMFVGMALVFLQQATGQPNLLAYASTVLRGVGFHSNEAATLASTGLGVVKLIGTVPAILLVDRVGPKAFLCVGAVVMTLSTAALGSVTLHSQTQVASLCQNPGQLNQTLMWRGHDASIRTNAHRADFLSEQNNTHLRINPFKYTQVPWILNSTQDHRAAVTNSGTPAGDTWKERSEISLESVSMSEVSPSLKWISLVSLLIYVAAFSFSLGPMVYVVLSEIFPTGIRGKAVSVVSAFNWAINLLISMTFLTLTEKIGLPSVIFSYTAMSFVLLIFVIVFVPETKGRSLEQISKELAMKNHLDSNLLCHRWRKKPKTDLSQEEKSLAAV